The Antarcticibacterium flavum genome contains the following window.
CCTTCTGTACTATTGAGCCAAATATAGGAGTGGTGAACGTACCCGATTCGAGACTGGAAAAATTGGAATCCCTGGTAAAGCCGGAGAGGGTTATGCCTGCAACTGTTGAGATCGTGGATATAGCAGGTCTGGTAAAAGGGGCAAGTAAGGGAGAAGGCCTTGGTAACCAGTTCCTGGGAAATATTAGAGAGACAGATGCTATTCTTCATGTGCTTAGATGTTTTGAAAATGATAATATTGTGCACGTAGATGGTTCTGTAAATCCTGTAAGAGATAAGGAAACTATTGATATGGAGTTACAGCTTAAGGACCTGGAGACGGTTGAAAAAAAGCTGGAAAAGGTAAAGCGGGCTGCCAAAACAGGGAATAAAGATGCGCAAAAAGAGGAAGCTGCTTTATTAAAACTGAAGCAGGGCCTTGAAGCGGGAAGATCTGTAAGAGCAATTGAGCTTACAGATGCTGAAAGAGAGGATTTTGTTAATAATATACAACTAATTACAGATAAACCTGTGATGTATGTTTGTAATGTTGACGAAGGCTCTGCCACTACAGGAAATGAATTTGTAGAACAAGTGCGGGAAGCTGTAAAGGACGAGAATGCTGAGGTGCTTGTACTTGCAGTTGGTACTGAAGCCGATATTACAGAACTGGACGATTACGAAGAGCGGCAAATGTTCCTTGCAGATATTGGCCTTGATGAGGCAGGTTCTGCAAAGTTGATTCGCTCTGCCTACAGGTTACTTGATTTACAAACCTATTTTACCGCCGGTGTTAAGGAGGTAAGAGCCTGGACAATTCCCGTAGGGGCAAGTGCGCCACAGGCCGCAGGGGTGATACATACAGATTTTGAAAAAGGATTTATTCGTGCAGAGGTGATCGCTTATGATGATTACGTTTCCTTCGGGAGTGAGGCAAAGGTCAAGGAAGCCGGTAAGATGAGGGTAGAAGGCAAGGACTATATTTTGAAGGACGGGGATGTGATGCATTTTAGGTTCAACGTTTAATAAGACGTTAGACGTTAGATGTTAGACGTTAGATTTTAGAATTACCTGGGGAATTGGTAGGATTGATTTTTAGAAGGATGAGCTCGATTGTCTATCTCAAATCTCAAATCTCAAGTCATTGGTGTCCGATTAAAATATTTAAAATTTTCTTAAGCCTTAATATATATAGTCAGAAGATACATCAACCTCAACCAGGGGGTGGTTTTGGATCTGAAATAGTTCAGGAAAATTCAAGCTTTTTATAAGAGGTTAAACCAGTATTTTCCACACACTTTTTAGTCTAGGTTCTAGATTCTAGCAGCGGAAGCGGTCCAGACTCTTTTATCGGACAACAATGATCTCAAGTCTCATATCTCAAGTCTCACATCTAATATCTCAAGTCTATCAACATTTCCTCTTAATGCTTTGTTAATTACTTTGTGCAGGCGGGGTTTTAACTTTTTGATGTAAACCTTATATTAGCGACTCAACCGCACCTACTAGTTATGAGTCAAGATACTAAATATACAGAGGATAATATCCGGTCACTGGACTGGAAGGAGCATATACGTATGCGTCCCGGGATGTATATTGGAAAACTTGGAGATGGCTCCACGGCAGATGATGGTATCTATATACTTCTAAAGGAGGTAATAGATAACAGTATTGATGAATTTGTCATGGGCGCCGGGAAGACCATTGAGATCTCTGTACAAAACCAAAGG
Protein-coding sequences here:
- the ychF gene encoding redox-regulated ATPase YchF; translation: MKAGIVGLPNVGKSTLFNCLSNAKAQSANFPFCTIEPNIGVVNVPDSRLEKLESLVKPERVMPATVEIVDIAGLVKGASKGEGLGNQFLGNIRETDAILHVLRCFENDNIVHVDGSVNPVRDKETIDMELQLKDLETVEKKLEKVKRAAKTGNKDAQKEEAALLKLKQGLEAGRSVRAIELTDAEREDFVNNIQLITDKPVMYVCNVDEGSATTGNEFVEQVREAVKDENAEVLVLAVGTEADITELDDYEERQMFLADIGLDEAGSAKLIRSAYRLLDLQTYFTAGVKEVRAWTIPVGASAPQAAGVIHTDFEKGFIRAEVIAYDDYVSFGSEAKVKEAGKMRVEGKDYILKDGDVMHFRFNV